TTGTTCAGCTGTTTACCATTCCTATCGCCAGATGCTATCGCTGAAATGATGCATGAAATGCTGTTGAGTTGGGTTAAACTAGACACCTTATCAAACGTTGGGGATAAACATGTCAGAAGAAATGAGCTTGGAAGAGCGTAAAGTGATTTATCGTGCACGTCGTGGTTTGAAAGAAATCGATGTGTATTTTGATCCTTATGTGAAACAGTATTATTTGCAAGCTGATCCTGCTGAAAAAGCCTTATTTGCTGAATTGGTTGCTCAAGAGGATCCGGATTTGCTGGACTGGTTTATGGAAGTCACCGAACCACCACGCCCAGAGCTTAAAACGTTTATCGCGAAGCTTAAAAATTACATTCATGGCTAAGCCACGTGCTTTTCAATTGAAACGCAGCCGTATCGCGCTTGCGTTTCAGTGTTTGATATTCATGATCTTGCTTGCACTGCTATATGCTGTTGTCAATCCAGTCCTTTGGTTGATCTGTGCCGTGTTAGGCTTGATGAGTTATCTACTGTTTCGTAAACGGGCAGATTTGTTGCGTTTAGAGCATCTTGATGCGGATGATTGGTCTGTACTGTATCGCCAATCCTCACAGGTATTGCAGCTACAATTGCATCAAGTTATTGATCATCAACTGTATATCGTGCTGTACTTTCAAGGGAGTAAAATCCCGCCTATCGTGATCTGGTGTGATCAATTGACAGTTCCACAATGGAAATCTTTAAAACAGTTAGCGCTGCTCAATCATTAGCGAGTAAAGTCAAATTTCTTTCTAAAGTAGTTAGGCTTTTATTGGGTTATCCTAAAAAGATAAGTTTATTATCGTATTGTGGATAACATGTGATTTATCCACATCTAACACTACAGTTATCCGCAATTTAAAAAATTTTAATGCCATTATGGGCTTGTAGACCATAACGAAGCAGAGTGGCCGCCAAAGATTGAGCAAGCCGCACGACAATGAAATAAATTTTAAAAAGACGCCTCATGAACTTTCGGGCGAGGTCAACAATTTATTCGCCCGAGAGGTAACATCAATTTAAGTTATTTCTGAGCCAATTGCGCTTCTAGCAGCTTGATCTGTTCTTCTTTAAGTTTGATTAAGTCATCGGCATCTTTGTGTTGCTGTTGCAGGCTATTTTCTTGCTCTTTCAGCTGTTGCTGCACATCTTCCAGTTTGGCGATTTCATCTTTGGCCAGGGTCTCATTTTCAGCAACGGGCGCTTTTAACAGACTGTCATCGACGAGCGTGGTAGCAGGCTCAGAAGCAGCAGCTGCAACCTGTGCTTGGACTTCAGCTGGTTTTACTTGTGGCTTAGTCATCGGTTGACCGATCACGGCTTCGGTATTGGCGGCAGATGGATCTTCTGCCAAGAACTGGGCATAGGCCACATAGGCACCCACCAGAATAACGATCGTACCAATAATTCCCCATAATAAGGTGGAGGTGTTTTTTTGCTCTAATGTCATGAATCGAACCTTTATTCGGAACGACGAGGCTTGAACTGTATAACCCCAATTTCATCGGGTTCAGCAGGAATTTCCGGCTGTTCCACATGGGTTGGCCGGTTCTCGCTGTAACCACATTCTATACATTCAATCCACTCGTCATCAGCAGAGGTCAGCATGACAACACGGTCCAAAGCTTCACATTTTGGACACTTCACACCTGCAATAAAACGACGTTTAATATTCATCATTCTAACCATCTGCTGATCAAATTAGGCGCCTAGTTTAAGCCGTTTTGGGGCGGTTCGTCCAACCTTGATGACGTAACAATGCATCTATTTTTGGCTCCCTTCCGCGGAAACTGATAAATGCGTCAAGCGCTTTTTCTTTTCCGCCAACTGCTAGGATTTTCTTACGAAACTCATGTCCAGTCTCGGTATTAAAAATCCCTTCATTTTCGAAACGGTCAAAGGCATCACTGGCCAGAACTTCAGCCCATTTGTAAGAGTAATAGCCTGCTGCATAGCCGCCGGCAAAGATGTGGGTAAAGCTGTGCTGAAAGCGGTTATAGGCCGTCGTAGGTGCAACTGCATATTTGGCACGAATGGCATTGAGTGTGCTTTGAATTTGTTCGGTTGTTAATGCAGGGGTTTGGCAGTGAATTTCCAGGTCAAACAGGGCAAACTCAAGCTGGCGTAAGGTCTGCATTCCGGATTGAAAGAAGCGCGCAGCGAGCAGAGCTTCAAGCAGCTCATGAGGCAAGCTTTCTTTGCTTTTGATATGTTCGCTGAGTAAGTCCAGACTATGCTGATCCCAAGTCCAGAATTCCATAAACTGGCTTGGCAATTCAACCGCATCCCAGGCTACCCCGTGCGTACCGGCAACCGCAATATTGTCGACTTCGGTTAATAAATGATGCAAGCCATGACCAAATTCATGGAACAGGGTATTCACTTCATCGTGGGTTAATAGCGCTGGCTGATCACCGACCGGTGGGGTAAAGTTGCAGACCATGTAGCAGATTGGTTTTTGCAGACCTTGAGCAGTTTGCATGCGTGAACGGAAGCCACTCATCCAGGCACCACCACGTTTGCCACTCCGTGCATATAGGTCAAAATAAAATCCGCCCAGCACTTGGCCCTGATCTTCCAGCTCGAAATAGCGGGCGTCTGGATGCCAGACTGGCGCTGCACGCTCAACAATCTGTACACCATAAAGGCGGTTCACAATCTGGAACAGACCTTGCAAAATTCTTGGTACAGGAAAATAAGGTTTCAGGGCTTCTTGCGAAAGATTAAAACGCTGCTGCTTTAATTTCTCCGAATAATAGGTGGTATCCCAAGGTTGGAGTGTTTCGATACCATCACTTTGAGCCATGGCCTTGAGCTCAGCAATCTCAGCCAGTGCTGGTGTCAAGGCATGTTCTGCCAGTTCAACCAGGAACTGTTGCACTGCTTGCACATTCGGCGCCATTTTACTGGCCAGAGAATATTCAGCATAATTGTTGAAACCCAATAACTGTGCCATTTCCTGACGCAGTGCCAAAACTTCTTGCATGATGGCGCTGTTGTCAAATTCTGTATGCTCAGATTGATCTGATGCACGGGTCGTATAGGCTAGATAGAGTTCTTCACGCAGACTGCGGTCATCCGCATAGGTCATAATTGCCAGATAAGATGGAATATCAAGGGTCGCGACCGCCTGATCGAGTTCATGCTGTGCACCATACTGTTTCAGTAATTCAATACTTGATACTGGTAAACCCTGCAGTTGTTGTTCAGTCAAAGGCTTATGATAGGCTTGGGTCGCGTCTAGCACATGATTGGAAAAATCAGAGGAGAGTTGTGACAGGCGTGCAGAAATTTCTGCATAACGTTTTTTGGCTGTACCCTCGAGCGCTACGCCTGAAAGTTTGAAATCTCGCAGAGCCAGTTTGACGGCACTTTGCTGGGCTGCGCTTAATTCACTAAATTCGCTACGGTCGTGCACCTGCTGATAGGTTT
This portion of the Acinetobacter sp. GSS19 genome encodes:
- a CDS encoding FAD assembly factor SdhE, translating into MSEEMSLEERKVIYRARRGLKEIDVYFDPYVKQYYLQADPAEKALFAELVAQEDPDLLDWFMEVTEPPRPELKTFIAKLKNYIHG
- a CDS encoding YheV family putative zinc ribbon protein, which translates into the protein MKRRFIAGVKCPKCEALDRVVMLTSADDEWIECIECGYSENRPTHVEQPEIPAEPDEIGVIQFKPRRSE
- a CDS encoding M3 family metallopeptidase → MTLEHATLPVPQFEQIQLTELKQQIEQHLQHGLNFLKGLQQVPQQFSAQREVLADIDGLENQLNESWGILSHLNAVMNNTETRDTYQFLLPALSDYYTQLGQHTVLYQTYQQVHDRSEFSELSAAQQSAVKLALRDFKLSGVALEGTAKKRYAEISARLSQLSSDFSNHVLDATQAYHKPLTEQQLQGLPVSSIELLKQYGAQHELDQAVATLDIPSYLAIMTYADDRSLREELYLAYTTRASDQSEHTEFDNSAIMQEVLALRQEMAQLLGFNNYAEYSLASKMAPNVQAVQQFLVELAEHALTPALAEIAELKAMAQSDGIETLQPWDTTYYSEKLKQQRFNLSQEALKPYFPVPRILQGLFQIVNRLYGVQIVERAAPVWHPDARYFELEDQGQVLGGFYFDLYARSGKRGGAWMSGFRSRMQTAQGLQKPICYMVCNFTPPVGDQPALLTHDEVNTLFHEFGHGLHHLLTEVDNIAVAGTHGVAWDAVELPSQFMEFWTWDQHSLDLLSEHIKSKESLPHELLEALLAARFFQSGMQTLRQLEFALFDLEIHCQTPALTTEQIQSTLNAIRAKYAVAPTTAYNRFQHSFTHIFAGGYAAGYYSYKWAEVLASDAFDRFENEGIFNTETGHEFRKKILAVGGKEKALDAFISFRGREPKIDALLRHQGWTNRPKTA